A single window of Pseudomonas lijiangensis DNA harbors:
- a CDS encoding 3-hydroxybutyrate dehydrogenase, translated as MNLQGKTALVTGSTSGIGLGIALVLAKAGANLVLNGFGEASAVIAQVQQFGGRVGHHPADVSDPAQIAEMIAYAEREFGGVDILVNNAGIQHVDAVEDFAVERWDSIIAINLSSVFHTTRLCLPGMRSKDWGRIINIASVHGLVGSTGKSAYVAAKHGVIGLTKVVGLETARSNVTCNAICPGWVLTPLVQQQIDNRQGDPDQARRDLLAEKQPSLDFVTPEQLGELVLFLCSEAAVQVRGAAWNVDGGWLAQ; from the coding sequence ATGAATCTGCAAGGAAAAACCGCACTGGTTACTGGCTCCACCAGCGGCATCGGTCTGGGCATTGCCTTGGTGCTGGCAAAAGCTGGCGCGAACCTGGTGCTCAATGGTTTCGGAGAAGCTTCGGCGGTGATCGCCCAGGTGCAACAGTTTGGCGGTCGCGTTGGCCATCACCCGGCGGATGTCAGCGACCCGGCGCAGATTGCCGAAATGATCGCCTATGCCGAACGCGAATTCGGCGGTGTCGACATTCTGGTCAATAACGCCGGCATTCAGCACGTGGACGCTGTGGAGGACTTTGCCGTCGAGCGCTGGGACTCGATCATTGCCATCAACCTGTCATCGGTGTTCCACACCACCCGTCTGTGCCTGCCCGGCATGCGCAGCAAGGACTGGGGACGCATCATCAATATCGCCTCGGTTCATGGGCTGGTGGGCTCGACCGGCAAGTCGGCCTATGTCGCGGCCAAGCATGGGGTGATCGGCCTGACCAAAGTGGTGGGTCTGGAAACGGCCCGCAGCAATGTCACCTGTAACGCCATCTGCCCCGGCTGGGTCCTGACGCCGCTGGTGCAACAGCAGATCGACAATCGCCAGGGCGACCCGGATCAGGCCCGGCGTGACCTGCTGGCCGAAAAACAGCCTTCGCTGGATTTTGTTACGCCCGAGCAATTGGGCGAGCTAGTGTTGTTTCTGTGCAGTGAGGCGGCAGTCCAGGTGCGCGGAGCTGCCTGGAATGTGGATGGCGGGTGGCTGGCCCAATAG
- a CDS encoding PilT/PilU family type 4a pilus ATPase — protein MDFPALLKILASQDGSDLYLSTGAPPCAKFNGVLKPLGTETLKPGEVAIVAQGLMDEEQKLEFQRELEMNLAVSLAGIGRFRINIFMQRNEVSIVARNIKLDIPRFEDLHLPPILLDVIMEKHGLVLFVGATGSGKSTSLAALIDYRNRNASGHIITIEDPVEFIHRHKKSIVNQREVGVDTRSFRAALKNTLRQAPDVILIGEIRDRETMEHALAFADTGHLAISTLHANNANQALDRIINFFPEERREQLLHDLGNNLKAFVSQRLVKTPDGKRRAAVEVMMGTPTIRDLIQRNQLTELKGIMEKSGSLGMQTFDTALFNLAAEGIISEEEALKNADSQNNVRLRLKLHGEGVSHLTTAPSAPVGTNAAQMPDWGLVDENEGPQS, from the coding sequence ATGGATTTTCCGGCGTTGTTGAAGATTCTGGCCAGCCAGGACGGATCGGACCTTTATCTTTCCACCGGAGCGCCGCCGTGCGCCAAGTTCAATGGCGTGCTCAAGCCGCTGGGCACTGAAACCCTCAAGCCCGGTGAGGTGGCGATCGTTGCCCAGGGCTTGATGGATGAGGAACAGAAGCTCGAATTCCAGCGTGAGCTGGAGATGAACCTGGCGGTGTCGCTGGCCGGTATCGGACGTTTCCGGATCAATATCTTCATGCAGCGCAATGAAGTCTCCATCGTAGCGCGCAATATCAAGCTGGATATCCCGCGTTTCGAGGATCTGCACCTGCCGCCGATCCTGCTCGATGTGATCATGGAAAAACACGGGCTGGTGCTGTTCGTGGGCGCGACTGGCTCGGGTAAATCCACGTCCCTGGCGGCCCTGATCGATTACCGTAACCGCAATGCCAGCGGTCATATCATCACCATCGAAGACCCGGTGGAGTTCATCCATCGCCACAAGAAGTCCATCGTCAACCAGCGTGAAGTGGGGGTCGATACCCGCAGTTTTCGTGCCGCTCTGAAAAACACCTTGCGTCAGGCGCCGGATGTCATCCTGATCGGCGAGATTCGTGACCGGGAAACCATGGAGCATGCGCTGGCCTTTGCCGATACCGGCCACCTGGCCATCTCGACCCTGCACGCCAACAACGCCAACCAGGCGCTGGACCGGATCATCAACTTCTTCCCGGAAGAGCGCCGCGAGCAACTGCTGCATGACCTGGGCAACAACCTCAAGGCATTCGTTTCCCAGCGTCTGGTCAAGACCCCGGATGGCAAGCGCCGGGCTGCTGTGGAAGTGATGATGGGCACGCCGACCATTCGTGATCTGATCCAGCGCAACCAGTTGACGGAACTCAAGGGCATCATGGAAAAGTCCGGCAGCCTGGGCATGCAGACCTTCGATACCGCACTGTTCAATCTGGCGGCAGAAGGGATCATCAGCGAAGAGGAAGCGCTGAAAAATGCCGACTCGCAAAACAACGTGCGCCTGCGCCTCAAGTTGCACGGCGAGGGCGTCTCGCACCTGACAACGGCACCCTCGGCGCCAGTGGGCACGAATGCCGCGCAGATGCCCGATTGGGGTTTGGTGGACGAGAATGAAGGCCCTCAATCCTGA
- a CDS encoding peptidylprolyl isomerase: MKAQARHILVKTAEEAEQLKLRIAKGEAFDVLAKKHSTCPSGKRGGDLGEVRPGQMVGAIDQVIFKKPLRTVHGPIKSKFGYHLVQVFYRD; encoded by the coding sequence ATGAAAGCCCAAGCCCGCCATATTCTGGTGAAGACCGCCGAAGAAGCCGAACAGCTCAAGCTGCGTATCGCCAAGGGCGAGGCCTTCGACGTGCTGGCCAAAAAGCATTCCACCTGCCCGTCCGGCAAGCGTGGCGGTGATCTGGGTGAAGTGCGGCCCGGCCAGATGGTCGGCGCCATCGATCAAGTCATCTTCAAGAAGCCGCTGCGCACCGTACACGGCCCCATCAAGAGCAAGTTCGGCTATCAC